Proteins encoded together in one Manis pentadactyla isolate mManPen7 chromosome 6, mManPen7.hap1, whole genome shotgun sequence window:
- the CDK5R2 gene encoding cyclin-dependent kinase 5 activator 2 encodes MGTVLSLSPASSAKGRRPGGLPEEKKKAPPAGDEALGGYGAPPGGKGGKGESRLKRPSVLISALTWKRLVAASAKKKKGGKKVTPKPASTGPDPLVQQRNRENLLRKSRDPPDGGGAAKPLAVPVPTVPAAAVTCEPPSGGSVAAPPPGSGGGKQPPPPPPVPQTVPPVPGGSPRRVIVQASTGELLRCLGDFVCRRCYRLKELSPGELVGWFRGVDRSLLLQGWQDQAFITPANLVFVYLLCRESLRGDELASAAELQAAFLTCLYLAYSYMGNEISYPLKPFLVEPDKERFWQRCLRLIQRLSPQMLRLNADPHFFTQVFQDLKNEGEAAAGAGGPPSGGTPAAAASSSAARDSCATGTKHWTMNLDR; translated from the coding sequence ATGGGCACGGTGCTCTCTCTTTCCCCCGCCTCCTCGGCCAAAGGCCGGAGGCCCGGCGGGCTGCCCGAGGAGAAGAAGAAGGCGCCGCCCGCCGGGGACGAGGCGCTGGGGGGCTACGGGGCGCCGCCAGGAGGCAAGGGCGGCAAAGGCGAGAGCCGGCTCAAGCGGCCGTCCGTGCTCATCTCGGCTCTCACCTGGAAGCGCCTGGTGGCCGCGTCTGCCAAGAAGAAGAAAGGCGGCAAGAAGGTGACGCCCAAGCCGGCGTCTACGGGCCCCGACCCCTTGGTCCAGCAACGCAACCGAGAAAACCTTCTCCGCAAGAGCCGGGATCCCCCCGACGGCGGCGGCGCTGCCAAACCCCTGGCTGTGCCGGTGCCCACCGTGCCGGCGGCTGCCGTCACCTGCGAGCCGCCGTCGGGGGGCAGCGTTGCAGCCCCGCCACCCGGCTCTGGAGGTGGAAAGCAGCCACCGCCGCCGCCCCCAGTCCCGCAGACGGTGCCGCCAGTGCCTGGCGGCTCGCCGAGGCGGGTCATCGTGCAGGCGTCCACCGGCGAGCTGCTGCGCTGCCTGGGCGACTTCGTGTGCCGACGCTGCTACCGCCTCAAGGAGCTGAGCCCTGGCGAGCTAGTGGGCTGGTTCCGCGGAGTGGACCGCTCGCTGCTGCTGCAGGGCTGGCAAGACCAAGCCTTCATTACACCCGCCAACCTGGTGTTCGTGTACCTGCTGTGCCGCGAGTCGCTGCGCGGGGATGAGCTGGCGTCGGCCGCAGAGCTGCAGGCCGCCTTCCTCACCTGCCTCTACCTCGCCTACTCCTACATGGGCAACGAGATCTCCTACCCGCTCAAGCCCTTCCTAGTGGAGCCCGACAAGGAGCGCTTCTGGCAACGCTGCCTGCGCCTCATCCAGCGGCTCAGCCCGCAGATGCTGCGGCTCAACGCCGACCCCCACTTCTTCACGCAGGTCTTTCAAGACCTCAAGAACGAGGGCGAGGCCGCAGCCGGCGCCGGAGGTCCACCCAGCGGGGGCACTCCCgcggccgccgcctcctcctcggCAGCCAGGGACAGCTGCGCGACCGGAACCAAGCACTGGACTATGAATCTGGACCGCTAG